A segment of the uncultured Desulfobulbus sp. genome:
GCGTTAAGCGCAAACGAGGCATGCACCTGGCTTGCGGCGGGCACGATTATGAAACTGAAACCGCTTCCCTCGGCATCGGTATACACCTTACCCAAAGTATTTTGATCATACACCGCCACGGTCACAGCCGAGGCGACCTCCGATATATCGGTGACGAAAATAAGCTCCTGGGAAACTTCTCCCCCATTGTCGGGAGTCACGAAATAGGGAATGGTTCCCCCCAGCCATTTTCCTTGGGGCAACTTGGCCAGTAAGGCCTCCTCACCGGCAATCAACAGGGTGCGTCCGTCTTTGATGGCCTGTTCTACCTCGGCGACACGAAAAGTATTCTGCTGCATGGTTTCTCCTATCCGAAAATGAGTTTAAGATCGTCTTTGACCGACGGACTCGCTGCATTTTTTTCGTATAAGGCATGCAATTCATCCGCGGCTTTGCGAACATTTTCAGCAGTAGGGGCAGCGGAAACTGTTCGAACCACCCGGCCAAGAAGAATCTTGGCCGCCAAAAAATTGAGCGTAAATGTCTTTCGACCAGTGACAATATCGGCCCACAAGGGGTTGCTTTTTGGGGGAACACTCATACTCGTCTACCTCCATGGTGAACAATCGGTTTGAGGGGCAGGTTGATTGATGGAGAGGGCAACCCAAACACCTTCCCGCTACAGTTGGAAAGATTCTATCATTTGCCCAATATTCAATTCAAGTGCTATTGGAAGAACTATCTCAAAGGATGGCATGCCGGGAACTGACGAGGGGCATCAATCGCTATACAGATATGGAGAATTAGCGAGTCTGACGTTTCCATATCCAGGGAGGCATCGGAGATGTCTTTGCCCAAAGGCCCTTGCGATGTGCTCTAGCATCCCGTTCGAGACCATCGAGTTGGCGGCACACGGGCTGGGCATGGCAGTACCGACGGTAAAACCAGGCCCACCCCTGGGCGACAAGCTCGGCATTGAGCAAACGGCCCTGAACATACACCAGAGCAACAGTCCGGCCGTAGCGGTCGACATCCAGGGGGTGAATTTCCAGGTATTGGTTCTTGATCAACCTCGAGGTCAACTTCTTTGCCTGGCGCCAGCC
Coding sequences within it:
- a CDS encoding thermonuclease family protein; amino-acid sequence: MIRSASILFCVAAWGIVSLCASVYAYEATAGKVLDGDSFHIHHGRKIETIRLYGIDCPEYRQDGWRQAKKLTSRLIKNQYLEIHPLDVDRYGRTVALVYVQGRLLNAELVAQGWAWFYRRYCHAQPVCRQLDGLERDARAHRKGLWAKTSPMPPWIWKRQTR